In Daucus carota subsp. sativus chromosome 4, DH1 v3.0, whole genome shotgun sequence, one DNA window encodes the following:
- the LOC108217257 gene encoding two-component response regulator ARR10-like: MDDDLKGLLVAKAAVQRCSYEVTAVTHAALSLLEQKDERERPYDMVLADVHMPVMDGCELLRRVNGEFNLPVVLISADDMTNVIRKGLRLGALAFVVKPMIIDQEKLMWQHCITWKNRERHAWRQFNQANIPRISIFSSSSSGSTMEDYNPSERIGNKANWISNLHNRIVEVLLILGPKESVTKKTVEMTNVPWLTREQVASHLQKFRKFLDKVMDGTTSFEQGRNQWVDYHYYSSIVGGNPNQILLGWYITMSITNNHASSSMNVATLTPEFGGVAFESAENVVTTVQGIGGVPFGSAGHMNVEYQMSSYEKLTRILI; the protein is encoded by the exons ATGGACGACGATCTAAAGGGTTTATTAGTCGCCAAAGCGGCGGTCCAGAGATGTAGTTATGAAG TGACGGCTGTGACTCATGCGGCCCTAAGCCTACTGGAGCAGAAAGATGAAAGGGAAAGACCATATGATATGGTCTTAGCTGATGTGCACATGCCTGTGATGGATGGCTGTGAACTCTTGCGACGTGTTAATGGAGAGTTTAATTTACCCGTTGTCC TGATTTCTGCTGATGATATGACGAATGTTATCCGCAAAGGGCTTCGACTAGGGGCACTTGCATTCGTGGTAAAGCCAATGATAATTGATCAAGAAAAATTAATGTGGCAACATTGCATAACATGGAAGAATAGGGAAAGACATGCTTGGAGACAATTCAATCAAGCTAATATACCCAGAATAAGCATTTTCTCGTCTTCTAGTTCTGGTTCAACTATGGAGGATTATAACCCTAGCG AAAGGATAGGTAACAAAGCTAATTGGATCTCAAACCTCCACAATCGTATTGTGGAAGTTCTGTTAATCCTTGGTCCTAAAG AGTCTGTTACAAAAAAAACTGTTGAAATGACGAATGTACCATGGCTAACCAGGGAACAAGTGGCTAGCCACCTTCAG AAATTCCGGAAGTTTTTGGATAAGGTTATGGATGGTACGACAAGTTTTGAACAAGGTAGAAATCAGTGGGTCGACTATCATTATTACTCGAGCATTGTCGGTGGAAATCCAAACCAGATTTTGCTTGG CTGGTATATTACAATGTCGATTACAAACAACCATGCCTCTTCTTCTATGAATGTAGCTACACTGACACCAGAATTTGGTGGAGTGGCTTTTGAAAGTGCTGAGAACGTAGTTACAACTGTACAGGGGATTGGTGGTGTACCCTTTGGAAGTGCTGGACATATGAATGTGGAATATCAGATGAGCTCTTATGAAAAATTAACACGGATTTTGATTTAg
- the LOC108217258 gene encoding two-component response regulator ARR10-like — translation MIRILVVDDDLTGLLVAEAAVQRCSYEVTVVTHATLSLLEQKDERKRPYDMVLADVHMPMMDGFELLRRINGEFNLPVVLNSTDDRTNVIRKGLRLGAPAFVVKPMIIDQAKIMWQHWITWKNRERHAWRQFNQANIPRISIFSPSDSGSAMEDYYPRERIGNKANWTSDLHNCFVEVLLILGPKESVPKQIVEMMNVPWLTREQVASHLQKFQKFLDKVMDGTTSLHKKRRTGKSAAPIKVFQPLPSYIEAKSSFSRYIIMSIANNHASSSVNVATLTLGFGGVAFESAENVVTTVQGIGGVPFGSTGHMNVEYHMSSYEKLTQILT, via the exons ATGATTCGAATATTAGTGGTGGACGACGATCTAACAGGTTTATTAGTCGCCGAAGCGGCGGTCCAGAGATGTAGTTATGAAG TGACGGTTGTCACTCATGCGACCCTAAGCCTACTGGAGCAGAAAGATGAAAGGAAAAGACCATATGATATGGTCTTAGCTGATGTGCATATGCCTATGATGGATGGCTTTGAACTCTTACGACGTATTAATGGAGAGTTTAACTTACCCGTTGTCC TGAATTCTACTGATGATAGGACGAATGTTATCCGCAAAGGGCTTCGACTAGGGGCACCTGCATTCGTGGTAAAGCCAATGATAATTGATCAAGCAAAAATAATGTGGCAACATTGGATAACATGGAAGAATAGGGAAAGACATGCTTGGAGACAATTCAATCAAGCTAATATACCCAGAATAAGCATTTTCTCGCCTTCTGATTCTGGTTCAGCTATGGAGGATTATTACCCTAGAG AAAGGATTGGTAATAAAGCTAATTGGACCTCAGACCTCCACAACTGTTTTGTGGAAGTTTTGTTAATCCTTGGCCCTAAAG AGTCTGTTCCCAAACAAATTGTTGAAATGATGAATGTACCATGGCTAACCAGAGAACAAGTGGCTAGCCACCTTCAG AAATTCCAGAAGTTTTTGGATAAGGTTATGGATGGTACGACAAGTTTGCACAAG AAGAGAAGGACGGGCAAGTCGGCAGCTCCCATCAAAGTTTTCCAGCCATTACCCTCATACATCGAAGCTA AGTCTTCTTTCAGCCGGTATATTATAATGTCGATTGCAAACAACCATGCCTCTTCTTCTGTGAATGTAGCTACACTGACACTAGGATTTGGTGGAGTGGCTTTTGAAAGTGCTGAGAACGTAGTTACAACTGTACAGGGGATTGGTGGTGTACCCTTCGGAAGTACTGGACATATGAATGTGGAATATCATATGAGCTCTTATGAAAAATTAACACAGATTTTGACTTAg
- the LOC108217863 gene encoding beta-1,4-xylosyltransferase IRX9 isoform X2, which yields MERSKKKLQLWKRAAFHFLLCFIMGFFTGFIPTSDKSWTFFGNVVASTQSELSMQPLEISSYHTLNRSLLDGTHRAVLMRSNESLQTGPSEQEQAEEPGTDKLSSRRLVIIVTPTSERNHLREVLLMRLANTLKLVPPPLLWMVVEQQSDSSQVSEILRKSGVMYRHVVFKENITDLEMEMDHQRNVALNHIEHHRLSGIVHFAGLDNVYDLSFFNEIRATEVFGTWPMAILSANRERVIIEGPVCDSSQVIGWHLKKQKNHTADTTKSPLHISSFAFNSSILWDPERWGRPSSIQDTSQKTMKFVEKEVLEEETEVKGIPAQGCSMILLWNLLIPTKHPTPPHASVASR from the exons ATGGAGAGGTCAAAAAAGAAACTTCAATTGTGGAAGAGAGCTGCTTTCCATTTCTTGTTATGCTTCATTATGGGATTCTTCACTGGGTTTATCCCAACCAGTGACAAGTCCTGGACGTTTTTTGGTAACGTTGTGGCCTCGACTCAGTCAGAACTCTCAATGCAGCCATTGGAAATTTCATCATACCATACTCTTAACAGAAGTTTGTTGGATGGAACTCATCGGGCAGTCTTAATGCGGTCTAATGAATCCTTACAGACTGGACCCTCGGAGCAAGAGCAAGCAGAAGAACCAGGCACTGATAAATTGAGTTCAAGAAGGCTGGTCATAATTGTTACTCCAACAAGTGAGAGGAACCATCTTCGAGAAGTACTTTTGATGAGGCTAGCAAACACATTAAAGCTGGTGCCTCCGCCATTGCTATGGATGGTCGTTGAACAGCAGTCTGATTCTTCTCAAGTATCTGAAATATTGAGGAAGAGTGGTGTTATGTATAGGCATGTAGTGTTTAAGGAGAATATTACAGACCTGGAAATGGAAATGGATCACCAGAGAAACGTGGCGCTTAATCACATTGAGCACCATAGGCTGAGTGGCATTGTTCATTTTGCTGGACTTGACAATGTCTATGATCTCAGCTTCTTCAATGAGATCAGAGCTACTGA AGTGTTCGGGACATGGCCAATGGCAATTCTATCAGCCAACAGGGAGAGGGTAATAATAGAAGGACCTGTATGCGATTCATCACAAGTTATAGGATGGCATTTGAaaaaacagaagaaccatactgcAGACACTACTAAATCCCCTCTTCACATTTCAAGCTTTGCATTCAACAGCTCCATCCTCTGGGATCCCGAGAGGTGGGGCCGTCCTTCCTCCATCCAAGACACTTCACAG AAGACAATGAAATTTGTGGAGAAAGAGGTACTGGAAGAAGAAACAGAAGTGAAGGGAATTCCAGCACAAGGTTGCTCCATGATTCTGCTCTGGAATCTTCTTATACCAACAAAACACCCCACCCCACCTCACGCATCAGTAGCTAGTCGATAA
- the LOC108217863 gene encoding beta-1,4-xylosyltransferase IRX9 isoform X1, translating into MERSKKKLQLWKRAAFHFLLCFIMGFFTGFIPTSDKSWTFFGNVVASTQSELSMQPLEISSYHTLNRSLLDGTHRAVLMRSNESLQTGPSEQEQAEEPGTDKLSSRRLVIIVTPTSERNHLREVLLMRLANTLKLVPPPLLWMVVEQQSDSSQVSEILRKSGVMYRHVVFKENITDLEMEMDHQRNVALNHIEHHRLSGIVHFAGLDNVYDLSFFNEIRATEVFGTWPMAILSANRERVIIEGPVCDSSQVIGWHLKKQKNHTADTTKSPLHISSFAFNSSILWDPERWGRPSSIQDTSQQKTMKFVEKEVLEEETEVKGIPAQGCSMILLWNLLIPTKHPTPPHASVASR; encoded by the exons ATGGAGAGGTCAAAAAAGAAACTTCAATTGTGGAAGAGAGCTGCTTTCCATTTCTTGTTATGCTTCATTATGGGATTCTTCACTGGGTTTATCCCAACCAGTGACAAGTCCTGGACGTTTTTTGGTAACGTTGTGGCCTCGACTCAGTCAGAACTCTCAATGCAGCCATTGGAAATTTCATCATACCATACTCTTAACAGAAGTTTGTTGGATGGAACTCATCGGGCAGTCTTAATGCGGTCTAATGAATCCTTACAGACTGGACCCTCGGAGCAAGAGCAAGCAGAAGAACCAGGCACTGATAAATTGAGTTCAAGAAGGCTGGTCATAATTGTTACTCCAACAAGTGAGAGGAACCATCTTCGAGAAGTACTTTTGATGAGGCTAGCAAACACATTAAAGCTGGTGCCTCCGCCATTGCTATGGATGGTCGTTGAACAGCAGTCTGATTCTTCTCAAGTATCTGAAATATTGAGGAAGAGTGGTGTTATGTATAGGCATGTAGTGTTTAAGGAGAATATTACAGACCTGGAAATGGAAATGGATCACCAGAGAAACGTGGCGCTTAATCACATTGAGCACCATAGGCTGAGTGGCATTGTTCATTTTGCTGGACTTGACAATGTCTATGATCTCAGCTTCTTCAATGAGATCAGAGCTACTGA AGTGTTCGGGACATGGCCAATGGCAATTCTATCAGCCAACAGGGAGAGGGTAATAATAGAAGGACCTGTATGCGATTCATCACAAGTTATAGGATGGCATTTGAaaaaacagaagaaccatactgcAGACACTACTAAATCCCCTCTTCACATTTCAAGCTTTGCATTCAACAGCTCCATCCTCTGGGATCCCGAGAGGTGGGGCCGTCCTTCCTCCATCCAAGACACTTCACAG CAGAAGACAATGAAATTTGTGGAGAAAGAGGTACTGGAAGAAGAAACAGAAGTGAAGGGAATTCCAGCACAAGGTTGCTCCATGATTCTGCTCTGGAATCTTCTTATACCAACAAAACACCCCACCCCACCTCACGCATCAGTAGCTAGTCGATAA